In the genome of Desulfovibrio desulfuricans, one region contains:
- a CDS encoding MFS transporter: MSCLVAYLDRVNLSVCATFIMEDMKFDRVQLGYAMSAFFAAYALTQIPGGILAERWGIRKNGAFAMFWWSLFTFLTPHAWGFASFVVVRFLFGLGEGPLYPNNGFFFAKWFSSKEKAIANSWMSAGTLLGPALGPPLTVFLVTHTSWHWAFYVFGFAGFIATALWWIYARDTPAEHPKINDAELLIITEQTNVQDAVSEASKKIKTPWGKFLKNHRFWAIGFQYMANNYITFLFMSWVPLYLQQSRGVSFTQMGALAGLPFLAAAISTVLTSILSDKLVRMGKSKKLTRSAFGFLGMSGCAVFLYFATQVDTVAQNIALLSLSYGFLGFNLTAAWAACQDIGGKYGGTVATWMNFWGTIAGVAAPILTALFVDWVGWENAFVISTGIVGSGALTWLIINPDKKLVED; the protein is encoded by the coding sequence ATGTCATGCCTTGTTGCGTATCTGGACCGGGTTAACCTCTCGGTCTGCGCTACGTTCATTATGGAAGATATGAAATTTGATCGAGTTCAGCTCGGCTATGCAATGTCGGCTTTTTTTGCCGCCTATGCCCTGACCCAAATTCCCGGCGGTATTTTGGCCGAGCGATGGGGCATACGAAAAAACGGTGCTTTTGCAATGTTTTGGTGGTCGTTGTTTACATTTTTGACGCCCCACGCCTGGGGCTTTGCAAGTTTTGTAGTGGTGCGGTTTCTCTTTGGCCTTGGCGAAGGCCCGCTGTACCCCAACAACGGCTTCTTTTTTGCCAAGTGGTTCAGTTCTAAAGAAAAAGCCATTGCAAACTCGTGGATGAGCGCAGGCACGCTGCTTGGACCGGCCCTGGGGCCGCCGCTGACTGTATTTTTGGTGACGCACACGAGCTGGCACTGGGCCTTTTATGTATTTGGCTTTGCAGGATTTATCGCCACTGCGCTGTGGTGGATCTACGCCAGAGACACCCCGGCCGAGCATCCCAAGATCAATGATGCGGAACTGCTGATCATTACTGAACAGACCAACGTTCAGGATGCCGTTTCCGAGGCGTCCAAAAAGATCAAGACGCCCTGGGGCAAGTTCCTTAAAAACCATAGGTTCTGGGCCATTGGCTTTCAGTACATGGCCAACAACTACATAACCTTTTTGTTTATGTCGTGGGTGCCGCTGTACCTGCAGCAATCGCGTGGCGTGAGCTTTACGCAGATGGGCGCGCTTGCCGGCTTGCCGTTTTTGGCGGCGGCCATCAGCACCGTTCTCACCTCCATTTTGAGCGACAAACTGGTGCGGATGGGCAAATCCAAAAAGCTTACCCGCTCTGCCTTTGGCTTTTTGGGCATGAGCGGCTGCGCTGTGTTTCTCTACTTTGCAACCCAGGTCGACACGGTTGCCCAAAACATCGCCCTGCTTTCCTTAAGCTACGGTTTCCTTGGCTTTAACCTTACCGCCGCCTGGGCGGCCTGCCAGGACATCGGCGGCAAGTACGGCGGCACGGTTGCCACCTGGATGAACTTTTGGGGAACCATTGCCGGTGTGGCCGCCCCGATTTTGACGGCTCTTTTCGTTGATTGGGTGGGTTGGGAAAACGCCTTTGTCATCAGCACCGGCATCGTCGGTTCTGGTGCGCTGACCTGGCTGATTATCAATCCTGACAAAAAACTGGTCGAAGACTAG
- a CDS encoding lactate racemase domain-containing protein, producing the protein MQFNFPPIDIPVEGLDKVKLPKMYSITQRYDDQRVADISGHLAAQLESQIGNKGAFKGKSIALTVGSRGIPHLDVMAKTICDQLKKWGAAPFIVPSMGSHGGATAEGQIEMLAGYNITEQSIGVPIKSCMDVVQYDALDDGTPLYCDKNAWSADGIVVFNKVKPHTDFRGAHESGLAKMIAIGLAKHKGASMFHMKGFACFPDVLPVIAEKFIKKGPQLMFGVGVVQNAYDEVCNIDVCPKEGIIKMDADLLVVAKGKMPRFKFQECDVLVIDEIGKNISGNGHDPNIVGRNNSGDFPEVFTLKRLVILGITPESHHNAAGINLADITTRGLLNDVDWRATWINVLTANRPNGGKIPVYAETDRDAVIMAIRTGDNVDFEHPRVAHIKNTLCMTKIDVSEAIYNEIKDRDDVSLISGPFELDFNADGRLTPLEEA; encoded by the coding sequence ATGCAGTTCAATTTTCCTCCGATCGACATCCCTGTTGAGGGCCTCGACAAGGTCAAGCTCCCCAAAATGTATTCCATTACTCAGCGGTACGACGACCAGCGGGTTGCGGACATCTCGGGGCACCTTGCAGCGCAGCTTGAATCGCAGATCGGCAACAAGGGGGCCTTCAAAGGAAAAAGCATCGCCCTTACCGTGGGCAGCAGGGGCATACCCCACCTTGACGTCATGGCCAAAACCATCTGCGACCAGCTTAAAAAATGGGGGGCCGCGCCGTTTATCGTGCCCTCCATGGGCAGCCACGGCGGCGCTACGGCAGAGGGGCAGATAGAGATGCTGGCCGGGTACAACATCACCGAGCAGAGCATTGGGGTTCCGATCAAATCGTGTATGGATGTGGTGCAATATGATGCGCTTGACGACGGCACTCCACTTTACTGCGACAAAAACGCCTGGAGTGCGGACGGCATTGTTGTGTTCAACAAGGTCAAGCCCCACACCGATTTTCGCGGTGCGCACGAAAGCGGCCTGGCAAAAATGATCGCCATCGGGCTGGCCAAGCACAAGGGCGCGTCCATGTTCCACATGAAGGGCTTTGCCTGCTTTCCCGACGTGCTGCCTGTCATCGCCGAAAAGTTCATCAAAAAAGGTCCGCAACTCATGTTTGGCGTGGGCGTTGTGCAAAATGCCTACGACGAGGTCTGCAATATCGACGTGTGCCCCAAAGAGGGCATCATCAAGATGGATGCCGACCTGCTGGTCGTCGCCAAGGGCAAGATGCCGCGCTTCAAGTTTCAGGAATGCGATGTGCTTGTCATCGACGAAATAGGCAAAAACATCAGCGGCAACGGGCACGACCCCAACATTGTAGGGCGCAACAACTCCGGCGACTTCCCCGAAGTGTTCACGCTCAAGCGTCTGGTTATCCTGGGCATAACCCCAGAATCGCACCACAACGCCGCAGGCATCAACCTTGCCGACATCACCACCCGTGGGCTGCTTAATGACGTGGACTGGCGGGCCACATGGATCAACGTGCTCACCGCCAACCGGCCCAACGGCGGCAAAATTCCGGTCTATGCCGAAACTGACCGCGATGCCGTCATCATGGCCATTCGCACCGGCGACAATGTCGATTTTGAGCACCCACGGGTCGCCCATATTAAAAACACGCTCTGCATGACCAAAATCGACGTTTCGGAAGCCATTTACAACGAAATCAAGGACAGGGACGACGTAAGCCTGATCAGCGGCCCCTTTGAGCTTGATTTCAATGCCGATGGTCGTCTCACGCCTCTTGAAGAAGCCTGA
- a CDS encoding methyl-accepting chemotaxis protein codes for MKLLVPSIAMLVLCMGVSSYFSSQKSAHEASQVLVGTARLAAQDVSKNLDDMLSFVCNVLALESGNEILDGLLTDKGPSESEFNDAVKLLKKLVATSNLVSAARVYNTQGKCIVSDTGITNIDVKDRDYFKKVMTGQTNISNPLINRANNLPVCVISTPIIRNGKITGALIVGIDLSPFTENMIAPIKIGEKGYVYLVDGNGITVSHPDAAQIMQLDISRFEWGRKMLSTGNGSTEYSFDGHGKTAIYAKVKSTGWIVCAIVSEDDTTAVARVIWTSSMVLSGVGVGLVCLILIFIVNPILAALQKCVAFSEAVTMGDLGKQLEINRTDELGKLGRSLSIMVEKLKEMVATAEIKTTESEEQTRKAKTAMEQAEEARRQAEEAKREGMLAAAGQLEEVVSIISSASTQLSAQIAQSHQTTQESAQCLAEAADAMNQMTAAVHDVAASASSASSMSEKTKANAEDGANIVRESLQSIAKVNEVSMELKKDMTQLNEHAQAINRIMGVISDIADQTNLLALNAAIEAARAGDAGRGFAVVADEVRKLAEKTMTSTQDVGNAITAIQSSTTKSVSGMDNALQQVETATGCAGKSREALQLIVSDVESTAGQVRAIAVACEQQSAASEAINNSIEHANSMSEQTTQAMTESARAVADLAQQAQKLSALIREMKNG; via the coding sequence ATGAAGCTATTGGTGCCCTCCATAGCCATGCTGGTTTTATGCATGGGGGTATCAAGCTATTTTTCTTCCCAAAAATCCGCACATGAGGCATCGCAGGTGCTGGTTGGCACGGCCCGGCTTGCGGCACAGGACGTAAGCAAAAATCTTGATGATATGCTGTCATTTGTGTGCAACGTGCTGGCGCTCGAGAGCGGCAACGAGATACTTGACGGGCTGCTAACCGACAAGGGCCCGTCAGAGAGTGAATTTAACGATGCGGTCAAGCTGCTCAAAAAGCTCGTTGCAACCAGCAACCTTGTTTCCGCAGCCCGCGTCTACAACACGCAGGGCAAATGCATCGTCAGCGATACGGGGATTACCAATATAGATGTAAAGGACAGGGATTATTTTAAAAAGGTCATGACAGGCCAGACCAACATAAGCAACCCGCTTATAAACCGGGCCAACAACCTGCCCGTATGCGTCATATCAACGCCGATCATCCGCAACGGTAAAATCACCGGCGCGCTGATTGTGGGCATAGACCTGTCGCCATTTACCGAAAACATGATCGCGCCCATTAAAATAGGCGAAAAAGGCTATGTGTACCTTGTGGACGGCAACGGCATCACGGTAAGCCACCCGGACGCAGCGCAGATCATGCAGCTCGACATCTCCCGCTTTGAATGGGGCCGCAAAATGCTCTCCACCGGCAACGGCAGCACTGAGTACTCATTTGACGGGCACGGAAAAACAGCCATCTATGCCAAGGTCAAATCCACCGGCTGGATTGTGTGCGCCATTGTCAGCGAGGACGACACTACAGCCGTTGCCCGGGTCATATGGACATCGAGCATGGTTTTGAGCGGCGTCGGCGTGGGGCTTGTGTGTCTGATCCTCATTTTTATCGTCAATCCCATCCTGGCCGCCCTGCAAAAGTGCGTCGCATTTTCCGAGGCGGTCACCATGGGCGACCTTGGCAAGCAGCTTGAAATCAACCGCACGGACGAGCTTGGCAAGCTTGGCCGCTCCCTGTCCATCATGGTTGAAAAGCTTAAAGAAATGGTGGCCACCGCCGAAATCAAGACGACGGAATCCGAGGAGCAGACCCGTAAGGCCAAGACAGCCATGGAACAGGCGGAAGAAGCCCGCCGCCAGGCGGAAGAAGCCAAGCGCGAGGGCATGCTTGCCGCCGCAGGCCAGCTCGAGGAAGTGGTGTCAATCATTTCTTCGGCATCAACGCAGCTGTCGGCGCAAATCGCGCAGTCGCACCAGACCACGCAAGAGTCGGCCCAATGCCTCGCTGAGGCCGCCGACGCCATGAACCAGATGACCGCCGCTGTGCACGATGTGGCCGCCAGCGCCTCAAGCGCGTCGAGCATGTCTGAAAAAACCAAGGCGAACGCCGAGGATGGGGCAAACATCGTGCGGGAATCCCTGCAGAGCATTGCCAAGGTCAACGAAGTGTCCATGGAGCTGAAAAAAGACATGACCCAGCTCAACGAACACGCGCAGGCCATCAACCGCATAATGGGCGTTATTTCAGACATTGCGGACCAGACAAACCTGCTGGCGCTTAACGCGGCCATTGAAGCGGCCCGCGCGGGCGACGCAGGGCGCGGCTTTGCCGTTGTGGCCGATGAGGTGCGCAAACTGGCGGAAAAAACCATGACCTCCACGCAGGATGTGGGCAATGCCATTACCGCCATCCAGAGCAGTACGACAAAAAGCGTCTCCGGCATGGACAACGCCCTGCAGCAGGTTGAAACGGCCACAGGCTGCGCGGGCAAATCCAGAGAAGCGCTGCAGCTGATTGTCAGCGATGTGGAATCCACAGCCGGGCAGGTGCGGGCCATCGCCGTTGCCTGCGAGCAGCAGTCGGCGGCCAGCGAGGCCATCAACAATTCCATTGAGCACGCCAACAGCATGTCCGAGCAGACGACCCAGGCCATGACCGAATCCGCGCGGGCCGTGGCCGACCTGGCCCAGCAGGCGCAAAAACTGAGCGCCCTGATCAGGGAAATGAAAAACGGTTAG